In the genome of Desulfovibrio sp. Huiquan2017, the window GGCCTCCTACAGCGTGACTCGAAAAGTGGTGGTGGGGGGAGGATTTGAACCTCCGAAGGCGTATGCCGACAGATTTACAGTCTGTTCCCTTTGGCCACTCGGGAACCCCACCATTGTGTCTTACTGGAGCTGGCGATGGGACTTGAACCCGCAACCGGCTGATTACAAATCAGCTGCTCTACCAGTTGAGCTACGCCAGCCAACCGGGAACGAAGTCTATATACGCCGCTATGTCAAAAATCAAGAGTTTTCAACGACCTTTTTTCTCCCTCGCGGGAAAGTCGTCTTGCGCTCGAAGACGGGCCGGTGTAATGATAAAAGCGTCCCTTTGTCAACCCTGCCCCTGTATTTTTTTTCAAATTCCTTTCACTTTCCACTCCCCCTCCCTCCGGCGCCCATTCGCTCCCACCGGGCATTTTCGCTATAATCGCCGACCCCGGCAGCACGGGCTGCGGTACATCCGCCAAGCAAACACGACTCGTCCCAAACGCATGAAACCGTCCCCTTCTTCTTCGTCGTCCTCGTCCTGACCCACGACTTGGGGAAACAGATCGGGTCGATCCGGACAGCGGCGAACGCCGAGGCCTGGCATATGCGGGAAAACGGGCCTTCAATATTGAGAGGGTTCGCGCTATCATGAGCGTCGTGAGCCTCATCGCCCCTATATCCTCGGACGAGACCCTGCGCCAGAAGCTCCACGCCGTGGACATCCGGCCCGCCGACGTTCGCCGCGTGCCCATCCCCCTGGTTCAGTCCGCCGGGTATATCATTACTCTCTCCCATAGTGGACGACCGCGTCGTCCACCACAGGCAAGCCACTCTCAACGCGAGGGTCTCCTCGGGCCGCTTCCAAGCCTTTTACGACCGCTGTTACCGGTACTGAGCCCGGTTCCTTTTCCTTTGACTCACGCCGCCCGAGACCGTATGTGCATCGCATCATGAATCAATTTCCCATCACCCCCGACAGCCCTTGGCTGGCCCCACTGGCAGGCTATTCCGACCTGCCTTTCCGCCTGCTCGCGCGCCGTTACGGCTGCGTGGTGGCCTGCTCCGAAATGGTCTCGGTCAAGGGCATGGCCTTCAAGAATTCGGGCACCCGCCGGCTCATCGCCACCAGCCCCGAGGACGACCCCATGGTCCTCCAGCTCTTCGGCTCCGAAGCGCAATATTTCCCGCCGGTCATGGAAAAACTCGTTTCCATGGGCTACCGCAATTTCGACCTCAACGCGGGCTGCCCGGTGCGCAAGGTCCTCAAGTCGGGGTCCGGGGTCCAGCTCATGGAGGACCTCGACAAACTGGTCGAGCTGGCCGCCATCATGGTCGCCAAGGCCGCCGAACACCCGCGGGGAGGCCGCGTGGGCGTCAAATTCCGCCTGGGCTTCAACAAAGGCGAGGAGGTCTTCCTGGACCTGGCCCGCCGACTTGAGGACGCGGGAGTCGATTGGGTCACCCTGCATCCGCGCTACGGCAAGCAGATGTTCGCAGGCGAAGCGAACTGGGCCAAACTGGCCGAGTTGAAACAGACCGTGTCCATCCCGGTCGTCGGTTCCGGCGACCTGTTTTCGGCCGAGGACGGAGTGCGCTGCATCGAACAGACCGGCATCGACGCCGTTATGTTCGCCCGGGGCGCACTCTACGACCCGTCCATCTTCGCCCGATACACCGCCCTGCGCCGAGGCGACCCCATGCCCGTGCGCGACGGCGCCTTCCTGGCCGACATCGTCCGCGAACACATCCGCCTGACCCAGCTGTATGAAGGGGACACGCGTTCCTTCCGCAAGATCCGCTCGATCATCCCGCGCTACGCCAAGGGACTCAAGGGCATCCGCGCCCTGCGCGCCTCCCTGCTCCAATGCACGACCTGGGACGACCTGGAACAGGCCGCCCACGCCATACGGGATTTGGAACGCGCCGACCCGGATACCCCCTGGCCCCCTGTTGACGACATTTGCCAATAGCGTTTACAAACGGCTCTTAATCATTCCACACCTTTGATAAGGAAGCGGTATCAGCATGGCCACCCAGAAGACCACCGACATCCTGCTTGAAGCGGGCACCAACGAATTGGAAATCGTCGAGTTCTATCTCGAAGAGGAACCCAAGGCGTCCGACGAGACCGACCCCAACCAGGAAGAGCTGCCCCTCGAAGAGGGCCACAAACCGAGCCGCAAGGGCTACTACGGCGTCAATGTGGCCAAGGTACTTGAAATCATCCGCATGCCCAAGGTCACGGAAATGCCCGAAGTTTCCCACCCGGCCGTGCTTGGGGCCTTCAACCTGCGCTCCCGAATCATCCCCCTGCTCGACCTGTGCATCTGGCTCAAGAAGAAACGCGTGGAGAACGAGCCGCCCAAAGTCATCGTCACCGAATTCAACCAGGTCACCTCGGCCTTCATGGTCTCGGGAGTGACCCGCATCCACCGCATTTCCTGGGAAGATGTGGAGGCCCCCAACAAGTACGTCTCCGCCCTGTCCTCCGAATCCATAACCGGCGTGGTCAAGTTCGACGACCGCATCGTCTTTATCCTCGACCTGGAGCGCATCGTCTCCGAACTCAACCCGGCCATGCGGCTGCGGTTCGACGACAACTTCGAACTGGACGGCTACTCCGGCTACAAGGCCCTCATCGCCGACGACTCGCCGCTCATCCGCGAGATGATCCGCGACATGCTCGGCCAGGCCGGTTTCCAGGTGGAAAAGGCCAACAA includes:
- a CDS encoding tRNA-dihydrouridine synthase family protein, which produces MNQFPITPDSPWLAPLAGYSDLPFRLLARRYGCVVACSEMVSVKGMAFKNSGTRRLIATSPEDDPMVLQLFGSEAQYFPPVMEKLVSMGYRNFDLNAGCPVRKVLKSGSGVQLMEDLDKLVELAAIMVAKAAEHPRGGRVGVKFRLGFNKGEEVFLDLARRLEDAGVDWVTLHPRYGKQMFAGEANWAKLAELKQTVSIPVVGSGDLFSAEDGVRCIEQTGIDAVMFARGALYDPSIFARYTALRRGDPMPVRDGAFLADIVREHIRLTQLYEGDTRSFRKIRSIIPRYAKGLKGIRALRASLLQCTTWDDLEQAAHAIRDLERADPDTPWPPVDDICQ
- a CDS encoding chemotaxis protein, producing MATQKTTDILLEAGTNELEIVEFYLEEEPKASDETDPNQEELPLEEGHKPSRKGYYGVNVAKVLEIIRMPKVTEMPEVSHPAVLGAFNLRSRIIPLLDLCIWLKKKRVENEPPKVIVTEFNQVTSAFMVSGVTRIHRISWEDVEAPNKYVSALSSESITGVVKFDDRIVFILDLERIVSELNPAMRLRFDDNFELDGYSGYKALIADDSPLIREMIRDMLGQAGFQVEKANNGRECWDRLVEIKKRALEEERPITDYVQVLVSDIEMPMMDGHHLCKRVKEDPVLRDLPVILFSSLITDKLRHRGETVGADDQISKPEITHLARRAAALIEARRGE